The Gemmatimonadota bacterium region GGTACCTGAAGCGGGTGCGGGACTACGCCCAGGTCAAGCGTGACGGCCGCATCACCGGAGAGACCGCGAAGGCCGCCTTCGAGATGCTGGGCGTGGACCACATGGGGCTGGACGACATGAACCGGCTGATCCTCACGACCATCATCGAAAAGTACGAGGGCGGTCCCGTGGGCCTGAACACGTTGGCCGTGGCCGTGGGCGAGGAGAGCGGTACGCTCGAGGAGGTGTACGAGCCCTTCCTCATCGTCCAGGGACTGATCAAGCGCACCCCCCGGGGCAGGGTGGCCACCGAGCTGGCGTACAACCACCTGGGATTCGCCGGACCGCCCGCGCCGCCCAGGCCGCAGGCCGGACTGTTCGACAATCCGTGAATCTTTCCGAATTCGACTATTCCCTGCCGGAAGACCTGATCGCCCAATACCCCGCCGAACCCCGCGACACGTCGAGGCTGATGGTGGTGCACCGCGACGGCGGCGAGATCGAACACCGGACCTTCCGGGATATCGTCGACTACCTGGCCCCGGCCGACACGCTGGTGCTCAACCGGACGCGGGTGATGGCGGCCAGGCTCCGTGGTGTGCGGCTGGAAACCGGCGGCAGGGTTGAAGTCGTACTGATTCGCCCGTTCCGCCCGTTCCGCCCGTTCCCCGAAACCGAGCCCGCCGGCGCATCCGCACCCGCCGGCGCATCCACTCAAGCCCGCACATCCTCTCCAGCCCGCGTATCTGCGCAAGCGCGCGAAAACCGGCCGGCCCACAGTATCGGACTCGACCACTGGGAAGCGCTGCTGAAACCGGGCGCACGGCTCGCGAAAGGGACGCGCCTGGAACTGGAGGGCGGCGTCCTGACCGCTACCGTGGAGGACGCCCCGGGGAAGGAGATTCGTCGCATCCGTTTCGAAGGGGACGCGGACGTGGTCCGGGTCATCGAGCAGGTGGGCCGCACGCCGCTGCCGCCCTACATACGGCGCGCGCCGGACGCGGAGGACGCGAAGGACCGGGACCGCTACCAGACGGTTTACGCGGAGGAATACGGCGCCGTGGCCGCGCCTACGGCCGGACTGCATTTCACGGCGCCCCTGCTGGATCGCATCCGTTGGCGGGGCACGGCAGTGGTGCCGGTCCTGCTCCACGTCGGGCCGGGAACGTTCCAGCCGAT contains the following coding sequences:
- the queA gene encoding tRNA preQ1(34) S-adenosylmethionine ribosyltransferase-isomerase QueA, whose product is MRRTARAAQAAGRTVRQSVNLSEFDYSLPEDLIAQYPAEPRDTSRLMVVHRDGGEIEHRTFRDIVDYLAPADTLVLNRTRVMAARLRGVRLETGGRVEVVLIRPFRPFRPFPETEPAGASAPAGASTQARTSSPARVSAQARENRPAHSIGLDHWEALLKPGARLAKGTRLELEGGVLTATVEDAPGKEIRRIRFEGDADVVRVIEQVGRTPLPPYIRRAPDAEDAKDRDRYQTVYAEEYGAVAAPTAGLHFTAPLLDRIRWRGTAVVPVLLHVGPGTFQPIRAAAVEDHEMDAEYYRVEARQAETIQRRRSKGRVFAVGTTTVRVLETIAAGSGSAGRSGGESRPGGPGGATEGADSILEPCRYEGLTRCFIYPPYEFKLVDALLTNFHLPKSTLLLLVSAFAGRELILSAYEEAVREKYRFYSYGDAMLIV